A window of the Xenopus laevis strain J_2021 chromosome 9_10L, Xenopus_laevis_v10.1, whole genome shotgun sequence genome harbors these coding sequences:
- the rdh20.L gene encoding retinol dehydrogenase 10, with the protein MNVVIDSVCLLWDVCRYIVLSGLRWVVKPEEKSIVDDICLVTGSGGGIGKRFALEFAKKGATLVLLDSDPECIEVTAIEVRKLGAKAFTYTCDISDRQQVYRVAENVRRVVGDVTILLNHPSAGTGKSFLHCEDEELEKTLTNNCLANFWTVKAFLPRMNQMNHGHIITVASYLGLFATANMEDYCTAHFAAVGFHEALSHELKARRISGVKTTLLCPYLKDIDVCSRFKIRKELASLFAPLTAEHFVRKAINGILTDQTMMCMPRLLYLVAFLKQVLPWEVQGLYHHLIKSREKPTCMQSQSSNQN; encoded by the exons ATGAATGTTGTGATAGACTCTGTGTGTTTGCTGTGGGATGTCTGCCGATATATTGTGCTTTCTGGGCTACGATGGGTGGTGAAGCCAGAAGAGAAGTCAATTGTGGATGATATATGCCTGGTAACTGGTTCTGGGGGTGGCATTGGAAAACGCTTTGCTTTAGAATTTGCCAAGAAAGGCGCCACCCTGGTACTTTTGGACTCTGATCCAGAATGCATTGAGGTAACTGCCATCGAAGTCAGAAAATTGGGGGCCAAAGCCTTCACTTACACTTGTGACATTAGTGACCGGCAACAGGTCTATCGGGTGGCAGAGAACGTTAGGCGAGTGGTGGGAGATGTGACCATCCTATTGAACCATCCCAGCGCTGGCACAGGGAAATCCTTCTTACACTGTGAGGATGAAGAGCTGGAGAAGACACTCACAAACAACTGCCTTGCCAACTTCTGG ACGGTTAAAGCTTTTCTCCCCAGAATGAATCAAATGAACCATGGACACATCATTACTGTTGCCAGCTATCTGGGGCTCTTTGCTACTGCCAACATGGAG GATTACTGCACCGCTCACTTTGCTGCAGTCGGGTTCCATGAGGCTCTCAGTCACGAGCTGAAGGCCAGGAGAATCAGTGGGGTCAAGACCACGCTACTGTGTCCTTATTTAAAAGACATAGACGTGTGCAGCAGgttcaaaataag GAAGGAGCTTGCTTCGTTGTTTGCACCTCTAACAGCAGAGCATTTTGTGAGAAAAGCAATTAATGGGATTCTAACTGACCAGACCATGATGTGTATGCCCAGGCTGCTGTACCTAGTGGCTTTTCTGAAGCA AGTTCTCCCCTGGGAAGTGCAGGGGCTGTATCACCATCTCATTAAGAGCAGAGAGAAGCCGACATGCATGCAGAGCCAATCCTCCAATCAAAATTAG